The following nucleotide sequence is from Tribolium castaneum strain GA2 chromosome 5, icTriCast1.1, whole genome shotgun sequence.
TTATTGCAGTCACTTCGCTTATCTTTTTATTagtgtaataatttacttccTGAGTCAtgagataaaaaataagaacccAATCAAAGATTCCACCGTTCTATTTACACTCTTCAAAGACTCAAAGGAACGCCAAaagtgataataataaaactcttAGCCACTGTAACGACTGTTGTCGCAAGTGATTAGCTCATGGTCAGCGTCCGTCCTACTCTAGCATCGATGTTCCCAGAGCAGGAAGTGTTTCTGGACTTTTGAGCGCCTGAAAGCTCAATCTTCGGGTGTTTGGCGGGTGTTTATCTTTGTTCCAGATAGTGTTGAATCCGTTCCACGCATTTCAGTTCTTGGCAATGGCCGTGTAAGATGCAGCCGTTCCGCTTCAGTCGACGAGCGTCCGGGAAACGCGCTCAGAGTTGTCAGTCCGTAACACGACGCCCCCCGATGACCCCGCGCCTGTTCCGCTCCGGTGGCGTCCGGGCCCGCATGACCATCTCATTATCCCACCAGGTACGAAAAGGTACGCCACTGCGACCGGAAAACATGGAACAGCACTGTTTCGTGATTGCCGCTCCGACTCCGGGACACAGATGTGATGTCTCCATTTTGAACGAACGCAATTCGAGCACGGAAAAATGCATTCCAAGGCGGCGCGGGAAAAACCGACCGGAAGGCAAATAAACGACAGGAATGGGTTTTATTTTGCGAGCTAGGCCTGTTTGGAGAACTGTAATGTGGACAGGAGTTGAGCAAAGACACCATTTACGGATGGAACTAGATGGGAAATTTAATATTCGCCGAGTGGTCATCCTAAGGCTTCGGGCGACGAGTTTGCTCCTCGTATTAACTTGTTACGTGACGTTTTTTCAGATTTccaaaaaatgtacttttggtaaatattttaattcacAAAGTGAgatcattaaaaatacattttgaacgtgttttttataattaccaATTTTGTCATTACAAACCTAATTCACGGTCATgagcgttttaattttttacaatatttatttcgaaaataatatttttctacactactttttatacatttgatttgtataaatttttttacgatcCTTGAATAGGTGgtacattttttatacaatcaGTATCAATTCCATAAACTTTTTCACGGATAATTTTAAGGAAACATCGCTCTTTTGTTTCAGatgaacataaaaataaaaaataaacacatcaCTTTTCTGGTTTTCTGATTTAAATAAAGCTTTAATTTGTGATAGAAATAATACCTGACGTTTACACACTTCATTACAAGTTTTAATTGGCAATAAATATAGGTAAACATCTCAGTAAAGTAATAATTTGTGTGTGCGGTCTATTTTTTCCATCAACTGATACTTCCTAAAGCGAAAACCCGACACTCCTTGTATGGtatttaattgtgtttttactAGAGCACCAGTCTATGGCACACCTCTTTGATATTAAAAGCTGCACCactctgtgattttttttgacatttaaatCACTTAAGTATTACATTACTTGACGTAAGAAACATGAATGACAATAGCATCTTGCGATAACCATCTAAAAGAgtcatttaaaacccacacAAAATCAATCTAGATTTGTCCTAATAAGACATTTAATTGTGATCGATCTGCAACCAAAAATGTTTTCAGCAACTCAAAGAAatgaatattaatttattaataggACAATAAATCATGGCCCAGTCCAACAGGTGTGCGGCCGTCCCACAGAACAATTAATTTCCAGCGAATATCAGAGCGAGTGAAAACagttatcaataatttttacacCTTAAAACAGGCGTTTTGGACGTtgaaaattggattttttactaaattaacAAGTGAGTTACGCTTTTTAGATTTTGACCCACTTTGTGAAGAATTTCGAAACCGAAACTGTTACTCTTTTCGATCTTTTTTATACCAAGAAGAAAATtaggaaatttattgttaatttttttatgaaccGTAGCCGATACTAATTTTCAATAGAATAGTTAATGCAGCGAACAGGCGTCCctgatacaaattaaaactgtgTCTACTTGAGGAATTAAACCGACCCAGTTACTCGACAAAGAATATTTGGACTGGTGGCAGAAATTTATAGGCAAATGGAGGCGAAATTACACGTTTCAGTGTTTAAGCCAAAATTTACGCCTACATGCAAACACCCACAAAACTGACGTAGACAATCACAAATGAGCAGGAGTTCAGTTGGCGTTcggatttttaattagtttattaacTAGTTAAATGCCAGTGATAGGCAGGCATTCTGGTAATTAGCTAACTCTTGtacttattaaaataaacgGGCATTAAACCTTTGATTGTTCTCGTCAATTAGTATTCAAGTCTTTGGAAGAGGTTACACATGGCAATGAAATTAACTGATAGTTTGCGTAAAAAATTCCCATTCCTATCATTGGCCGAGTTATGACAAAAATGTGACGATtagtattatttataattatacgTATTGttactgtaaaaaataatagctttgTGAAAATCCAATTTGCGGTTTAATGGCTTCATACAAGTGTAGACGTCGGCAGCGTGGGTacctacataaaaattttactttctaATACAATCATCACTTCCACATGACGATTCCTTGATCTGAGTTTGAAAAACTCGCAAGAATGTTTCCCATTTAGTAAGATCTTATGGACGTAAAATTACGTGCTAAATACGACAGTTTAGTTTAAAATGGTCTAGGATAAGTAAATTTCGAGACAAAGTCGTTTAAATTGGTTGAAAATCTAAGCCTagaccaaaaaaatcaaattcggTGAAACAAACTCTAGAACATTTAGTTTTTGCGTTATGGTTTTAAAGACTCCAGAGAGTTCTAAAGACACCGCCAAGTGCATAAAACGCTCTTGGATTGTGATGGGAATagtgttaatttcaaacaaaaatacaggcgtcattttaaatttcgtttatTTGTTATCAACATGACATTAGCAATTCTAAAAATACTCGCAAAAATACAACagtaaaaccattttttatttcacttttaaaaaggaaaaacatcaagtttataaataaaggTTAAAATAACTGTTTCTACCGGTGTTTATTGAGGAAAAATGATGCAATacacaacaaaatattaaGTGCATGAAAGATCGATTCTTATGACTAATGGAATTCTTTTATAGCGCTTTATACATTGATATGCTCGGTAATGGTGTTTACTATcgttttagcaaaaatctCTCAATGTTATTTACAGTAAGAAGATTCTTCATTTCTGctataataaatcaaaaactgtaattttaattgtgcgtaaaaaacacaatgattgaaaaaaattgtcaccAATGATACACTTAGTCAAGATTAAAGAGAAATATAGTAGGaataaggaaaaaacatattcCCAGACATCctccaaaatttaaaagacTTACGTTATGTTACGTCAGTTAGTAACGCAACGCAAACGTTGGCGTAAAGTCCGCATCCGTAACTTCATCCACTGACAGTTTTGTAAATTGAGGTTATGCAAGTTGTgacaattcaaaaaactgccttgttatttttaaaaaatgttgagaAACCTGCTTAAAACGTACAGTGTACGtgtttatttccgaatacGGCAATTTTCAAGTGTGCAAAGCAAAGCTGCCGAAGGTGCGCTTTCAACAAAATCCGaatataatttattggatACTCGAACGATTCCAAACGATGATACAATCGATTCTAAAGACCTAGAGCCCGAACCTTCAGTGTTAGAGCCGTGTAATGAAGATATCTCGTATGTGGCTCCTTATTTAAGGCCCAGTTTCAATTTTGCTGCTTATGTAAATAAATCAGAAACGTTACAAAAGCTAGTGCAACTAGGTGTAGAGCTTTATAAATTAGAGAAAAACCCGGACGTTCCTCCGTATCTTTTGCAACTAGACTTTGAGAAAGATATTAAAAATCACATCATTTTCTTGACTGATTTGGGGCTAGAGACTGCCGATCTGGGATGGTTGATCACGAAAAAtccctttatttttaaagaagaTTTAGATAATTTGCAAGTGCGGATCAATTATCTCAAGTTTAAGAAGTTTAACGATGAAATGATTTTGAGGATTGTCCAGGACAACCCCCACTGGCTTGGTTTCAGGTAAGTAAAGTTTCCAACTGAATAATAACTAAATACGACAATAATTTTAGCACGCAAGAAATTGACAAAAAGTTgggtttttttcaaaagaatttCGGTTTAACTGGGAACGAAGTTAGAAGTCTGACTGTAAAAAAACCAAGACTAATAACATACAACCTCAACCACGTTAAACTCAACACTTTTGTGATTAGAGAAGAGATGGGTTTTACTCCCGACGAGACCAAGCAAATTTTGCTTCAAaagccaaaaattttcatgaaAAGTAATTTCGCGGCCTTGTAAAGTGTGACATTAATTCGTTCTTTCAGACCAAAAGGGAATGCTGAAAACGTTCGAATATTTACACAAGGAAATGAACATCCCGTTAGAAACCATCGCCAAAATGCCCCAAGTTCTAACTTGCCGCGAGTTCAGGCTACAACAGAGATACctgtttttgaaacatttggGCAAAATTCAATTCGATCCCAAACAACCGAATTATATTTCGTTAATTGCACTGGTGTCAGACTCAGACGCGCATTTCGCTACTGAAGTCGCCGGATCTTCAGTCAATGCCTTTAACGAATTTCTCAAaactttgtaaataaataaaaaactcgtCTGTACTGTGTCGTTTATTTCGAAAAGTGTCCAGTCATATCAAATCCTTAACActatttatactttatacaTTATACAAGTcctaaaataatatttctaaTGAAACTTCCCCAACTCGATTTTCTTCTGTATAAGTTTCACTGAATGATACAACATCGTATCAATCAGCCCGGCCACTGTATACACCCCACCAATAATCGCACACACATTGGTCGCAAAATGACCGAACGAGCGGCTCTGTTCCGTGTACTTGACCATAAGTGGAGACAACTCATACTGGAAAAAAATCCCCGGCATTCCAGACTCACCACTCATTAACGAAATCACTCGCCGGTGTTTCGTAACCGAAAATTGATTAGCACTAATAAACTGACCGTCCAGTTTCACATAGGCAGTGGGTACGATCTTTATATGGTACTGAAACATTGAAGCACCTGCAATCAACGAAAACATTCAAATTTCCCGCAGCGTCGTAACCGTAACCACACACCTAACCCAAGCAATTTGACATTTACGACATCGGACAACGTGAAAATCACAAgttaatgttaaaatattaGGGCCAGGAGCGCAAAATTAAAGTGTTTAAGGGCAAAGTCACGGGAATAAAGTGGGTTGGGGTACGTTTTGGGCCGTAATAACGCTTTGTTGCAGGAAAAATGCCGGCGGTTCCTGGAGGTGTTTACCAACAAGGCCCTTCGTGTTTtgacaaaatgaaaatggGATTTTTCCTCGGGTTTTGTGTCGGGATGGCAAGTGGGGCGTTATTTGGCGGTTTCTCGGCACTAAGGCTAGTCTTACTTTACGTTTAcataattgttaaatttttacgtAACAGGGGCGGCTTAAGGGGCAAAGAACTCGTAAACACAGTCGGGAAAGTCATGATACAGGGAGGCGGCTCTTTCGGGACATTTCTGGCAATTGGATCTGGTCTGAGATGTTAGCGTCAAGAGTGTTACTTATGTCTTGCAATTATTCTAGTTATATTTATTAATCTAGttgttttacaataaaatgtgACGAAAAAACACTTACCTTCTTCTGCAAGCCCTACCGTGTCTTTGAGGGGGTTGTGGGTGTCGCTGTCGATGCTGGCCCCAAAAGACAGGTGTCTTATTTTATGTGTTGTGTTGAATTCGGTTGACGAAAAGGGTTGGACGTCATGTACGTGCACATGATTTATGCTGAAACTTTTGCCGGGGGCTATGTGGAAACTACCACTGACTCTGTTAACTGTGAGGGAGCCGTATATTTGGCACCCTTGTGCAAACgcagttttcagtttctcacTAAACCGTTCCTCTTTACACTGAGTTATGTTTTCGGGGTTTTCAGGGAACGCCCACCTTCTCTCCCTGTAAGCTTCCCTAACGTCTTCACAAGTGTTACAACATCTGGGAAAAAATAATCAGttgtttaaaatactttttattcatttttttgtacctCTTAGGGTCAAAGGAAGCCCCGTAACAACTTCCACACTCGGTTTTGTTCACCGTGGCAACCTACAAACAATTGAATCGTAAAGAAATTGCATTCGAGTGAGCTGTGGCGAAATTGAGTCATAGACTCCTTTGATTACACTCACTTCCgttgaattttttcgttttatagTTATATCTTCTTTTTTTGGCTCCTCGATTGGCTGCCCTTGCAGATCTAAGCGTCTCTTGTATATGTTGTGGTCAATTTGTAAGTGTTGTTCACCTGAGGAATCCATTGCGTCTAAAGCTAAAACTACAAGCGACAATCAATGAAATAAACAACGCCACGTATTTTATGATTACAGTCACACGAAATTGTGGGTACAATAATgtccaaatttatttgaattgaTGGACTTCGTGACGTGTCAACGAAAAGTTCCTCAGACACGTTTGGTGTCAAATAATCCACCAACTCGACCCAGAAGAGTAAAGTCATTATTGTTAGGCTTATTATTGTGACTGGAAGAAAATTTGATTCatatataaaatgtttatttaagaGAGACACTCACCGACTGCTCCACCGTACGTTTTAATTCTCACATCTTCGAGGGTTTTGGGATATGCATCAAAACGCCTCAGTTTCTCAAAAATGTTGAACATCTTCCccctttttaaaatttagcacTGTTTACTTTTTACCGGTGACGTACACATTATCAGCCTGACAggtgtcaaaatttttgaacagcCATTGGCAAATTGGCGAACACGCACGCGCACAACAACCACAAACTCGCAGAAAAAGTGGcgttaaattcaaaaaattggcCCAAGcgtaacttttttattgtaatattaaaaaatataccacTTCCTTTGATTAAACGTGCTTTGATATTTGATGGAAAATTTCAGTCAGAAGCAAACCACAATGACTCGAATTATTTGCGGTTCCGATTTCCCAACAAATAAAtctctaaaaaactaataatcacacagaaacCAGCGTTTGCTATTTAATACTCTTTTCAAATCTTtgaaatacataataatttacgtttttttgcatttgcatttttggcattgtttatatcgcaatgaaaaaaaatttttaataattattttaattaattaaattggtaGGTTTTAGGTGAAATTCcaaaaaagcagaaaaaaagTAGTGTCATtggaaataattgtttacttTCGTACAAAAAATGATTTGTGAAATTTAAGTCAAGTTCAGTGAACCCTCAAGGCTTCCAAATTCTCAGAACACGtgtaatattttaatgaaaaaataatgacgTCGGGTCTAAAATTAGAACAGAAAGGACATTTTCATTACACTATTTTGCAACATATtacttaaaaattggaaaaacgtTTTAGTTGTTTTTCTACTGAAAGGAAGGAACTATACAGTGTTAGGTAAAAAATATAGtcaaataatgtaattattgACCTTCAGATTGGCACAACAaggtgaagaaaaaaattcattaatatgAATTAGAACAGTTTTATTGCGATTTCAcgacacaattttatttaagaaaaaattgaaacccaaaaaatgcaataaattttagtAGTGCGCTGTTATTGTTCTTAtccttgaaaatatttacattagaATTAAACTTATCTGTAAACAAAACAGGAACTCGGAGATAGTAAGGACGgcaattttataacaaaatattttattgttacgTATGACAAGaacacgaattaaaaaaattaaaaaataataaatacaaaaacttaatcTAAAACATACAAGAcggaaaagtaaaattttcctgTAAAGCACATTTTCCCAGACTTCAATATCACGATTCAACAAAAAGGGAACAAAAACACgagaaagataaaatcgaATTCTTTCAAGTTGTCGGCGCGTTTGCCACACCAAatgcagaaataaaaacatttataacaGTGACTAAAAATATCCCAATGATGGTAAAATTGTTTATCCTATTAGCAATACAAATCTCCTTATCGTCTTTGACATTGTATCGTGAATTCCAAATAAGTCCTATGCCGACAGCGACctgaaataaagaaaaactcTGATAATTTTATCACAACAATAACAACACATAAACCACAAAACTTGTCGTCGGTATTATCTAAAGTGACCTTTTGCATGAAACATCACGTGGCCACTCTATAATTACAATTGTCGTTAATAAAACATGATTACAACCCGAGGCAAGTGTTTCTGGTTATTTAGCATAAAATGCATTCCAATTCAAATCCACACTTACTTgaaaaattaagctaaatGAGATCAGAACTAAACTGGGATAGTAGTACGGGTGCCGGTTGAAACTTTCCAAGACATAACGCAACTGATTGGCATTTGCCGAGAATAAAGCTAAGTCCATCATTCCCTGAGCTAGGGTTTTCTTGTGTTGGTACACATTCACATCTGGGATCGACTCCAAATCCGGGACGGTACTTCCCACCTCCAAATCCGTCCCAAAATTGGGAGCGTAGGGAAACCGTCCGGGTCCCGAGTCCGGTTTCCGGGGCCCGTCGACTTCGTCCGGCTTTTCGCTGCCTCCATCCGGGCCCGCCCGGGATGTGATCACCGGAACGTCTCCCTCGTTCTCGGGGATTCCCTCCCCGTTGAAAAAACCGTCGTCCACTCCTGGGTACGGTTTGGAGACGGTTTCCCGGTCGTCGTCCAAATCGTCGTCGGTCTCAGAGCCGGCTAAGGGCGGTTTCTCGTCGTTTATTTTCACTAAGGGCACTCTTTCCGACACGTCGCGGGCCCTTCGCGAAGGGACAGGCGACCGCGTGTGCAAGCTGTCGGAATGGCTGGTGTGAGGCGAACTCATCACTGGTAAATTCGGAACTGAATGAGGCTCACTGATGCTGATGTTAAAAGGCTTCACTGTTTGCGTAGTGTTAGCGGGTTTACCAACAAGTTTATTTATGATTCACGATCGGAGTGAACTCGCGGTGGCTACGACTGGTAATTCGAAATTCAAGGTTTGGACAACAAAGAATGATGAGCTGTTTTAACGGGGAAATGAGAGTTGGGGGTTTTTCGGGCTTGGTTTGCTCGAGATTTACAATTTTGCGAAAGTATTTAAGTAATTAAATCGTTGGGGatttcacaattaatttatggTATACCGTTATTCGTAATTTCTCATTTGATgatgaagaaaaattttacgtCACGGGAAATTCTACGTGAAGGTAGAATGGGAAAAAATGCCGGTGGGCTGAACAGTGACGAAACAGGTTGAGTTAGTGacctcaaaaattaaaaactggttGAAAATTATGTCCATATCTGATGCACTGGTAATACAATAATAcgaaaaaatcagtaaaaaataaaattgctatCGTTTCAATAgaattctatttttattaaattatgtcGAAAACGAGTTCATCTAATGTTCCAATTAGttgtatttttagatttaCTACTAAAGAATTCGGTACCTGCCAACACATGGTCTGTTTATTCCagacaaaatataataaatgaaCTTGCCAAAAACAGCTTGGATCACAAACGACTTTTAAATAgttcattaattaaaaaatgcgcTTCTTACCTTTCATCCTTCAGTTGAGTTATTtactttcaaaaattaattttcaattacaaaaacattaagGGCCTTCGGCCAAATTACGAAAATAAGTATATAAGTATAAAATCGTCAGGCCCATTTCAAgttataattgtttttttggtgATAACACAACGATGGTAaggtttatttataaaattcaaacgcaacgcaaaattttaattttttattgtatctttCAGACGCgcactaaattatttatactatTCGGGATATTAAATGCCGTTAACATAATTTCTGCGGGCCGAACTCCTTTGAAAGTAAAATGGGTTGAATTAACTGCTAtcgaagaaacaaaaaaaccgGAAACCGATTCAAAACCATATCCTGCGGCTGTCGCAACACTGGAAGTTTTAAAACCATATCCACCAGCTCCCGTGAGTGTTGCTCCAATTCTAAATATCGCTAATTCATTCCCTTATCCTCCGGCTACCATTGTACAACCCCAAATTGTCGAAGAAATTAAAACTCCGGTTGTAACAGAAATCCATTACAACGCACCTGCTGTAGACATAGTAAAGCCATATCCTCCTGCAGCCCCTGTAGAAGTTGTACAACCTGTTGTTCACGAACAAGTTGCACAATTCCCCTACCCTGCTGCTGTTGTTGAAGAAATTCAACCGATTGTAACCGAATACAACTACAATTTTCCTCCTGTGGCTCCTGTAGAAATTGTACAACCTGTTGTTTCTACACATCCCTATCCACCTGCTGTTGCCGATGAGATAAAAACACCTATTGTAACCGATTATCACTACAACCTTCCTGCTGTGGAAATAGTGAAACCCTACCCCCCTGCAGCTCCTGTCGAAGTTGTACAACCTGTTGTACCAGAACCGTACGTTCCCGCTattgaagaaattaaaactCCGATTGTAACTGAATACCACTACAATCTTCCTGCTGCCGAAACATTAAAACCGTATCCTCCTGCAGCACCTGTAGAAGTTGTACAACCTGTTGTTTCTACACACCCCTATCCACCTGCTGTTGTCGAGGAGACAAAAACCCCAATTGTAACCGAATATCACTACGACCTTCCTACTGTAGAAATAGTGAAACCCTATCCTGCAGCTCCTGTAGAAGTTGTACAACCTGTTGTTCACGAACAAGTCGCAACATTCCCCTACCCTGCTGCTGTTgtggaagaaaataaaaccCCGATTGTAACCGAATATCACTACAACCTTCCTGCTGGAGAAATATTAAAACCGTATCCTCCAGCAGCTGTAGAAGTTGTACCTGAACCAGTCGCTACATTTCCCTATGCTCCTGCTGTTAACAAAATTCAACCGGTTGTGACCGAATATCAAATTCCTGCAGTAGAAATAGTAAAACCTGCTCCCCAAGTTGTAGCAACATTCCCTTATCCTGCAGCAGTTgtagaagaaataaaaactccAATTCTTCCACCTCCTGCCGCAGAAACCCTATATCCATACCCACCAGCAGTTATACAAACAGCCCACCCTGTGGTTAATGAACTGTTAGCTACGTATCCATACCCAGCTGCTGTTCCTGCTGAAGCTGTGCACATAAGAGAACCGcgaaaaataacagaaaattcAAACCAATCGCAAATGTAACGCTTGTGTCtgctgtttatttattgtataattgattttttaataaattgatttgtaaaagaatgtttttaatttcccCCAAACTTTCCACAACACTAATTTGCATTCCAATTGATTACGAGACATTAATGAGAATAT
It contains:
- the LOC103313271 gene encoding reactive oxygen species modulator 1, which codes for MPAVPGGVYQQGPSCFDKMKMGFFLGFCVGMASGALFGGFSALRGGLRGKELVNTVGKVMIQGGGSFGTFLAIGSGLRC
- the LOC103313270 gene encoding calphotin, with product MTRTKLFILFGILNAVNIISAGRTPLKVKWVELTAIEETKKPETDSKPYPAAVATLEVLKPYPPAPVSVAPILNIANSFPYPPATIVQPQIVEEIKTPVVTEIHYNAPAVDIVKPYPPAAPVEVVQPVVHEQVAQFPYPAAVVEEIQPIVTEYNYNFPPVAPVEIVQPVVSTHPYPPAVADEIKTPIVTDYHYNLPAVEIVKPYPPAAPVEVVQPVVPEPYVPAIEEIKTPIVTEYHYNLPAAETLKPYPPAAPVEVVQPVVSTHPYPPAVVEETKTPIVTEYHYDLPTVEIVKPYPAAPVEVVQPVVHEQVATFPYPAAVVEENKTPIVTEYHYNLPAGEILKPYPPAAVEVVPEPVATFPYAPAVNKIQPVVTEYQIPAVEIVKPAPQVVATFPYPAAVVEEIKTPILPPPAAETLYPYPPAVIQTAHPVVNELLATYPYPAAVPAEAVHIREPRKITENSNQSQM
- the LOC663180 gene encoding endoplasmic reticulum-Golgi intermediate compartment protein 3, whose product is MFNIFEKLRRFDAYPKTLEDVRIKTYGGAVVTIISLTIMTLLFWVELVDYLTPNVSEELFVDTSRSPSIQINLDIIVPTISCDFLALDAMDSSGEQHLQIDHNIYKRRLDLQGQPIEEPKKEDITIKRKNSTEVATVNKTECGSCYGASFDPKRCCNTCEDVREAYRERRWAFPENPENITQCKEERFSEKLKTAFAQGCQIYGSLTVNRVSGSFHIAPGKSFSINHVHVHDVQPFSSTEFNTTHKIRHLSFGASIDSDTHNPLKDTVGLAEEGASMFQYHIKIVPTAYVKLDGQFISANQFSVTKHRRVISLMSGESGMPGIFFQYELSPLMVKYTEQSRSFGHFATNVCAIIGGVYTVAGLIDTMLYHSVKLIQKKIELGKFH
- the mTerf3 gene encoding transcription termination factor 3, mitochondrial; amino-acid sequence: MLRNLLKTYSVRVYFRIRQFSSVQSKAAEGALSTKSEYNLLDTRTIPNDDTIDSKDLEPEPSVLEPCNEDISYVAPYLRPSFNFAAYVNKSETLQKLVQLGVELYKLEKNPDVPPYLLQLDFEKDIKNHIIFLTDLGLETADLGWLITKNPFIFKEDLDNLQVRINYLKFKKFNDEMILRIVQDNPHWLGFSTQEIDKKLGFFQKNFGLTGNEVRSLTVKKPRLITYNLNHVKLNTFVIREEMGFTPDETKQILLQKPKIFMKNQKGMLKTFEYLHKEMNIPLETIAKMPQVLTCREFRLQQRYLFLKHLGKIQFDPKQPNYISLIALVSDSDAHFATEVAGSSVNAFNEFLKTL
- the LOC663153 gene encoding ninjurin-A, which encodes MSSPHTSHSDSLHTRSPVPSRRARDVSERVPLVKINDEKPPLAGSETDDDLDDDRETVSKPYPGVDDGFFNGEGIPENEGDVPVITSRAGPDGGSEKPDEVDGPRKPDSGPGRFPYAPNFGTDLEVGSTVPDLESIPDVNVYQHKKTLAQGMMDLALFSANANQLRYVLESFNRHPYYYPSLVLISFSLIFQVAVGIGLIWNSRYNVKDDKEICIANRINNFTIIGIFLVTVINVFISAFGVANAPTT